The proteins below come from a single Nocardiopsis gilva YIM 90087 genomic window:
- a CDS encoding aldehyde dehydrogenase family protein, whose product MSDKETGAVNGTAKNTATHQRLAVRKTHKLYVGGAFPRSESGRSYPVTSAKGDHLGNASQASRKDARDAVVAARKAFGGWSGRTAYNRGQILYRVAEMMESRRAQFVADVAAAAANRASRPKAETLVSAAIDRWVYYAGWADKFQQVIGGSNPVSGPYFNQSAPEPTGVVAVIAPPQAPLLGLVSVIAPVIATGNTAVVVASERAPLPAVSLAEALATSDLPGGVVNILTGRTAELAPHLAAHADVNGLDLTGAGDLATELEESAASTLKRVLRPTDGTDWLADPGIGRMKPFLEIKTVWHPIGV is encoded by the coding sequence TTGTCTGACAAGGAGACGGGCGCGGTCAACGGGACCGCGAAGAACACGGCGACCCACCAGCGCCTCGCGGTCCGCAAGACCCACAAGCTCTACGTCGGCGGGGCGTTCCCCCGTTCGGAATCGGGCAGGAGCTATCCGGTGACCTCGGCAAAGGGCGATCACCTCGGCAACGCGAGCCAGGCCTCCCGCAAGGACGCCCGCGACGCCGTGGTGGCCGCACGCAAGGCGTTCGGCGGTTGGTCCGGGCGGACCGCCTACAACAGGGGACAGATCCTCTACCGCGTCGCGGAGATGATGGAGAGCCGCCGTGCCCAGTTCGTCGCCGACGTGGCGGCGGCGGCCGCAAACAGGGCCAGCCGACCCAAGGCCGAGACACTCGTCTCGGCCGCCATCGACCGGTGGGTGTACTACGCCGGGTGGGCCGACAAGTTCCAGCAGGTCATCGGCGGGTCCAACCCCGTGTCCGGGCCGTACTTCAACCAGTCGGCGCCTGAGCCCACCGGCGTCGTGGCGGTGATCGCACCGCCGCAGGCCCCGCTGCTGGGGCTGGTGTCGGTGATCGCACCGGTCATCGCCACCGGGAACACCGCCGTGGTCGTGGCCAGCGAGCGGGCCCCGCTGCCCGCCGTCTCCCTGGCCGAGGCGCTGGCCACCTCCGACCTGCCGGGCGGTGTGGTCAACATCCTCACCGGCCGCACCGCCGAGCTCGCGCCGCACCTGGCCGCGCACGCCGACGTCAACGGGCTGGACCTGACCGGCGCCGGCGACCTGGCGACCGAGCTGGAGGAGAGCGCCGCGAGCACGCTGAAGCGGGTGCTGCGACCCACGGACGGGACCGACTGGCTGGCGGACCCCGGCATCGGGCGGATGAAGCCGTTCCTGGAGATCAAGACGGTCTGGCACCCCATCGGGGTCTGA